A region from the Drosophila ananassae strain 14024-0371.13 chromosome 2L, ASM1763931v2, whole genome shotgun sequence genome encodes:
- the LOC6500685 gene encoding abnormal spindle-like microcephaly-associated protein homolog encodes MYIYPSSPESASSLQSEESAAIKIQAGFRGYRVRKQIHRSSKSSSQNSTSSHRSSNSNLRRNQRQRPQNNALMENQGNTPRPTGGDAKSNGENGGKSVEDRCATKIQAGFRGFLVRKQQKIAKDAAVKIQAGFRGFKARKELKQCEPIA; translated from the coding sequence ATGTACATTTACCCGAGCTCCCCGGAATCAGCATCATCCTTGCAGTCCGAAGAGAGTGCGGCCATCAAAATTCAGGCAGGATTTCGTGGATACCGAGTGCGCAAGCAGATCCACCGATCAAGCAAGTCCTCCAGTCAGAATAGCACATCCAGCCATCGTTCCTCGAACTCGAATCTGCGGCGAAACCAGCGTCAGAGGCCACAGAACAACGCCCTCATGGAGAACCAGGGAAACACTCCCCGCCCCACTGGCGGCGATGCTAAGTCGAACGGAGAAAATGGCGGAAAGTCTGTAGAGGATCGCTGTGCCACCAAGATCCAGGCCGGATTCCGGGGATTTCTGGTGCGAAAGCAGCAGAAGATCGCCAAAGATGCGGCGGTGAAGATTCAGGCTGGCTTCCGGGGCTTCAAGGCTCGCAAAGAACTAAAACAGTGTGAGCCAATTGCATAG
- the LOC6500684 gene encoding DNA replication licensing factor Mcm5, whose amino-acid sequence MEGFDDAGVFFSDNFGGENQQDAQINLQAVKKKYKEFIRTFNEDNFFYKYRDTLKRNYLNGRYFLEIEMEDLVGFDEALADKLNKQPTEHLQIFEEAAREVADEITAPRPEHEEHMHDIQILLTSNANPTNIRELKSDCVSKLVKIAGIIVAASGISAKATRMSIQCMSCSTVIPNLKVNPGLEGYALPRKCTTEQAGRPKCPLDPFFIMPDKCKCVDFQTLKLQELPDFVPQGEIPRHLQLFCDRSLCERVVPGNRVLIQGIYSIRKVGRPSRQDGREKAVVGVRAPYMRVVGITVDSEGAGAISRYSNITSDEEENFRRMAASGDIYERLSESLAPSIFGSRDIKKAITCMLFGGSRKRLPDGLCRRGDINVLLLGDPGTAKSQLLKFVEKVAPIGVYTSGKGSSAAGLTASVMKDPQTRNFVMEGGAMVLADGGVVCIDEFDKMREDDRVAIHEAMEQQTISIAKAGITTTLNSRCSVLAAANSIFGRWDDTKGEENIDFMPTILSRFDMIFIVKDVHDETRDITLAKHIINVHLSSSKPLPKEMTEGEISLSTFKKYIHYCRTHCGPRLSEAAGEKLKSRYVLMRSGAGQQEKNSDKRLSIPITVRQLEAVIRISESLAKIRLLPFATDEHVNEALRLFQVSTLDAAMTGSLAGAEGFTTEEDQEILNRIEKQLKRRFAIGSQVSEQNILQDFLRQKYEERTIMKVIHTMIRRGELQHRMQRKMLYRIC is encoded by the exons ATGGAAGGCTTTGACGATGCAGGAGTGTTTTTCTCTGACAATTTCGGCGGTGAGAACCAGCAGGACGCGCAGATCAATCTGCAGGCTGTGAAAAAGAAGTACAAGGAATTCATACGAACCTTCAATGAGGATAActtcttttataaatatcG TGACACTCTTAAGAGGAACTATCTCAATGGCCGGTACTTCCTGGAGATCGAAATGGAGGACCTGGTCGGTTTCGATGAGGCTCTGGCAGACAAGCTGAACAAGCAGCCCACGGAGCACTTGCAGATATTTGAGGAAGCTGCTCGGGAGGTGGCTGACGAGATCACAGCTCCGCGTCCGGAACACGAGGAGCACATGCATGACATCCAGATTCTGCTGACCTCTAATGCCAACCCCACGAACATCCGCGAATTAAAGTCTGACTGCGTGTCAAAGTTGGTGAAGATAGCTGGTATCATTGTAGCTGCTTCCGGAATTAGTGCCAAGGCCACCCGGATGTCTATCCAGTGCATGTCTTGCAGCACTGTCATACCAAACCTTAAAGTAAATCCTGGATTGGAGGGATATGCCCTGCCCAGGAAGTGCACCACAGAGCAGGCTGGTAGACCCAAATGTCCCTTAGATCCTTTCTTCATCATGCCAGACAAATGCAAGTGCGTCGATTTTCAAACCCTCAAACTGCAGGAGCTGCCTGACTTTGTGCCCCAGGGTGAAATCCCCAGGCATCTCCAGCTCTTCTGCGATCGCTCTCTTTGCGAACGCGTAGTGCCCGGCAATCGGGTCTTGATCCAGGGAATTTACTCGATTCGCAAAGTTGGAAGACCTTCTCGACAGGATGGACGTGAGAAAGCAGTAGTAGGTGTTCGTGCTCCCTATATGCGAGTGGTGGGCATCACCGTAGATTCAGAGGGTGCTGGCGCCATCTCCCGTTATAGTAATATCACCAGCGACGAGGAAGAGAACTTCCGGCGCATGGCCGCCTCTGGGGATATTTATGAGCGACTGTCCGAGTCTTTGGCTCCGAGTATCTTTGGATCGCGGGACATTAAGAAAGCCATTACGTGCATGCTGTTCGGTGGATCCCGCAAGCGCCTTCCCGACGGTTTATGCCGTCGTGGCGACATAAACGTCCTGCTGCTGGGTGATCCTGGTACCGCCAAGTCGCAGTTGCTTAAGTTCGTGGAGAAGGTGGCGCCCATTGGAGTGTATACGTCTGGCAAAGGATCTAGTGCTGCTGGTCTGACGGCGTCGGTTATGAAGGATCCGCAAACT CGTAATTTCGTCATGGAAGGTGGCGCCATGGTTTTGGCCGATGGAGGAGTGGTCTGCATCGATGAGTTCGATAAAATGCGCGAAGACGATCGTGTAGCTATTCATGAGGCAATGGAGCAACAGACCATATCCATTGCTAAGGCTGGCATCACCACCACTTTAAATTCCCGTTGCTCTGTTCTGGCGGCGGCCAACTCCATTTTCGGGCGATGGGACGATACCAAGGGCGAGGAAAACATTGACTTTATGCCCACTATCCTGTCCCGTTTTGATATGATTTTCATTGTCAAGGATGTCCACGATGAAACGCGGGATATTACTCTAGCCAAGCATATCATCAATGTCCATCTTAGCTCCAGCAAACCATTACCAAAAGAAATGACAGAAGGAGAGATATCGTTGTCGACGTTCAAGAAGTACATTCACTACTGTCGGACCCATTGCGGTCCACGGCTGAGTGAGGCTGCCGGTGAGAAGCTGAAGAGTCGCTACGTCCTCATGCGCAGTGGAGCCGGCCAGCAGGAGAAGAATTCTGACAAGCGACTCAGCATTCCGATCACCGTGCGCCAGCTGGAGGCTGTCATCCGTATCTCGGAATCTCTGGCTAAAATACGCTTGCTTCCATTTGCTACCGATGAGCATGTAAACGAGGCACTTCGGCTGTTCCAAGTGTCCACTCTGGATGCTGCGATGACTGGCAGCTTGGCTGGAGCCGAAGGATTTACCACGGAGGAGGACCAGGAAATTCTTAATCGCATCGAAAAGCAATTAAAGCGTCGTTTTGCTATTGGATCTCAAGTCTCGGAGCAGAACATTCTGCAG GACTTTTTACGTCAGAAGTATGAGGAACGCACCATCATGAAAGTGATTCACACCATGATTCGACGTGGCGAGCTTCAGCACAGGATGCAGCGAAAGATGCTGTATCGCATTTGCTAA